One Streptomyces sp. NBC_01454 DNA segment encodes these proteins:
- the tpg gene encoding telomere-protecting terminal protein Tpg: MTEEEKAAQAARTRTKLMEGLARAERALFTRSAPKSPRAQMKFLRKREKGSTKSLAERLGVSRKTVQRYLSGASTKPNKRLQEVLVKETESEWQPQVRAQARQRATTSGGLVIKFRATLGFTANGSSDDTRVRDLSIAVSPSHAALILAAREEGATDADLHEAVAEAIADAYFRQGGGGRASLEVKFRDVQSLDIEF, translated from the coding sequence ATGACCGAGGAAGAGAAGGCAGCGCAGGCTGCCAGGACGCGTACCAAGCTCATGGAGGGCCTCGCTCGCGCGGAGCGTGCCCTGTTCACCCGTTCCGCGCCGAAATCGCCGCGAGCTCAGATGAAATTCCTCCGCAAGCGGGAGAAGGGCTCCACCAAGAGCCTGGCGGAGCGCCTGGGCGTTTCCCGCAAGACGGTGCAGCGCTACCTCTCCGGCGCGTCCACCAAGCCGAACAAGCGCCTCCAGGAGGTACTGGTCAAGGAGACCGAGTCGGAGTGGCAACCGCAGGTCAGAGCACAGGCGAGGCAGCGTGCGACCACCTCGGGCGGGCTCGTCATCAAGTTCCGGGCCACCCTCGGATTCACCGCGAACGGATCCTCGGACGACACCCGAGTACGGGATCTGAGCATCGCCGTGTCGCCGTCCCACGCAGCACTCATCCTGGCGGCACGGGAGGAGGGTGCGACGGACGCCGACCTCCACGAGGCCGTCGCGGAGGCCATCGCGGACGCCTATTTCCGTCAAGGCGGGGGCGGTCGCGCAAGCCTGGAGGTGAAATTTCGGGACGTTCAATCGCTCGACATCGAGTTTTAG